The following coding sequences are from one Arachis hypogaea cultivar Tifrunner chromosome 7, arahy.Tifrunner.gnm2.J5K5, whole genome shotgun sequence window:
- the LOC112702955 gene encoding uncharacterized protein isoform X1 yields MGTSRLRLRAMVLLLYMTLASVSLTRCDADRSMRLLLKGPNKHRRNITNNKITKKLKMTKKIDLNPNTFSSNAQPYSVSSPFSLPPYESLPPVPLPDSNSNPPYCVYPPPTSPSANIPTPTGYQSSPPYYYSSPTIPTQGPPPSPTTIITPGPPESFPSPTTIIPGPPESFPSPTTPDIVPSPPENVPGSPEPIENPPIIIPGPPGPSMSPPSFEPTPPYYIPSPSSGGVNPGPPTIYPSPTGGNVPSPVVFQPPVIYPPPSVPPPPNMAPSTALWCVAKPSVPDPIIQEAMNYACWSGADCTSIQPSGPCYEPNTVFAHASYAFNSYWQRTKGAGGNCEFGGTAMLVAVDPTFVFAGYDGCHFTYN; encoded by the exons ATGGGAACAAGCAGATTGAGACTGAGAGCTATGGTGCTTCTTCTCTACATGACTTTAGCATCTGTTTCTCTCACTCGTTGTG ATGCAGATAGATCAATGAGACTACTATTGAAAGGCCCTAATAAACATAGAAGGAACATAACCAACAATAAGATCACAAAGAAATTGAAAATGACAAAGAAAATTGACCTTAACCCAAACACATTTTCATCAAACGCACAACCATATAGTGTTAGCTCCCCATTTTCTTTGCCACCTTATGAATCACTACCTCCAGTTCCATTACCAGACAGCAATAGCAACCCTCCATATTGTGTGTATCCACCTCCAACTTCACCTTCAGCCAACATTCCAACCCCCACAGGGTATCAATCATCACCCCCTTACTATTACTCCTCACCAACAATTCCAACCCAAGGCCCACCACCAAGCCCAACAACAATCATTACCCCAGGCCCACCTGAGTCATTCCCTAGCCCAACAACAATTATCCCAGGCCCACCTGAGTCCTTCCCCAGCCCAACAACGCCTGACATTGTTCCAAGCCCACCAGAGAATGTGCCGGGCTCACCGGAGCCCATAGAGAATCCCCCAATTATTATACCAGGCCCACCTGGCCCATCAATGAGCCCGCCTTCTTTTGAGCCCACCCCACCGTACTACATTCCGTCCCCTTCTAGCGGTGGTGTCAACCCTGGCCCACCAACTATTTATCCATCACCAACCGGAGGCAATGTCCCCAGCCCGGTAGTGTTTCAGCCGCCCGTGATCTACCCACCACCAAGTGTTCCACCGCCGCCGAACATGGCTCCTAGCACGGCGTTGTGGTGTGTAGCCAAGCCATCAGTCCCTGACCCAATTATCCAAGAGGCCATGAATTATGCTTGCTGGTCAGGGGCAGATTGCACTTCTATTCAGCCTAGTGGGCCTTGTTATGAGCCCAACACTGTTTTTGCACATGCTTCATATGCTTTTAATAGTTATTGGCAAAGGACTAAGGGTGCTGGTGGCAATTGTGAATTTGGAGGGACAGCCATGTTGGTTGCTGTTGATCCAA CTTTTGTTTTTGCAGGCTACGATGGATGCCATTTCACTTACAATTGA
- the LOC112702955 gene encoding uncharacterized protein isoform X2, with translation MGTSRLRLRAMVLLLYMTLASVSLTRCDADRSMRLLLKGPNKHRRNITNNKITKKLKMTKKIDLNPNTFSSNAQPYSVSSPFSLPPYESLPPVPLPDSNSNPPYCVYPPPTSPSANIPTPTGYQSSPPYYYSSPTIPTQGPPPSPTTIITPGPPESFPSPTTIIPGPPESFPSPTTPDIVPSPPENVPGSPEPIENPPIIIPGPPGPSMSPPSFEPTPPYYIPSPSSGGVNPGPPTIYPSPTGGNVPSPVVFQPPVIYPPPSVPPPPNMAPSTALWCVAKPSVPDPIIQEAMNYACWSGADCTSIQPSGPCYEPNTVFAHASYAFNSYWQRTKGAGGNCEFGGTAMLVAVDPSYDGCHFTYN, from the exons ATGGGAACAAGCAGATTGAGACTGAGAGCTATGGTGCTTCTTCTCTACATGACTTTAGCATCTGTTTCTCTCACTCGTTGTG ATGCAGATAGATCAATGAGACTACTATTGAAAGGCCCTAATAAACATAGAAGGAACATAACCAACAATAAGATCACAAAGAAATTGAAAATGACAAAGAAAATTGACCTTAACCCAAACACATTTTCATCAAACGCACAACCATATAGTGTTAGCTCCCCATTTTCTTTGCCACCTTATGAATCACTACCTCCAGTTCCATTACCAGACAGCAATAGCAACCCTCCATATTGTGTGTATCCACCTCCAACTTCACCTTCAGCCAACATTCCAACCCCCACAGGGTATCAATCATCACCCCCTTACTATTACTCCTCACCAACAATTCCAACCCAAGGCCCACCACCAAGCCCAACAACAATCATTACCCCAGGCCCACCTGAGTCATTCCCTAGCCCAACAACAATTATCCCAGGCCCACCTGAGTCCTTCCCCAGCCCAACAACGCCTGACATTGTTCCAAGCCCACCAGAGAATGTGCCGGGCTCACCGGAGCCCATAGAGAATCCCCCAATTATTATACCAGGCCCACCTGGCCCATCAATGAGCCCGCCTTCTTTTGAGCCCACCCCACCGTACTACATTCCGTCCCCTTCTAGCGGTGGTGTCAACCCTGGCCCACCAACTATTTATCCATCACCAACCGGAGGCAATGTCCCCAGCCCGGTAGTGTTTCAGCCGCCCGTGATCTACCCACCACCAAGTGTTCCACCGCCGCCGAACATGGCTCCTAGCACGGCGTTGTGGTGTGTAGCCAAGCCATCAGTCCCTGACCCAATTATCCAAGAGGCCATGAATTATGCTTGCTGGTCAGGGGCAGATTGCACTTCTATTCAGCCTAGTGGGCCTTGTTATGAGCCCAACACTGTTTTTGCACATGCTTCATATGCTTTTAATAGTTATTGGCAAAGGACTAAGGGTGCTGGTGGCAATTGTGAATTTGGAGGGACAGCCATGTTGGTTGCTGTTGATCCAA GCTACGATGGATGCCATTTCACTTACAATTGA